The genome window GAAGCCAATGCTAATACGGGTAAAAGTCATTCTCTCTCGCAAGAAAGCAACATAAGCGATCCAAATGATTTTGCAGGCCACACTCTGGAATACATTGAACATACAAAGAGTTCCGGAGAAATTATTCCACCCGAGTGTCATGAAATTGAAAAGCCATCACCAGTACAGACTGAAGTGGATCAAAGCCCCTTGCACGAGGGCGTCTTATCTGATACTTTCGTGTCTGTTCATCCCCAACAGCCAGAGCAATCTGACAAAGAAATTGCTCGAAGTTTTGACCGTATAAGCTCTGTGGATACTCTGGACAATTTACCCCTCTATAGCAGACCTCAACCTACGGTAACACACCGAGATATGCCCAAATCTCCCGCTACCAGAAGCTATTATGCTTATGATGGTAGTGCCTCTTCTTGTGATGGGGATAGTCAAGTACCTAGCAAGTTTTCGCAACAAGTTGGGTGGAAATTCGAGAATGCAAAACTCAAAATTCCTGATGAATTTCGATCAGATGACGAGTGTAAGGAGGATAGCGTGCTGAGCAGGAAGCCGAGGACTCACCATCCCGCAAAGAATTGCTCTCAGGCGTTACCACGAAGGATGCATCGAGCTGGAGAAGGCCGCAGCCAGAATCAAGATAAGTGGGCTGAACCTAGAAGACGTGATCAAACCTTTGGACATAGGAGGCAATTGATGACAGACACGAGTCATGGACACGGGAGCCCTTCAGCGTTATGGCAAAATGATTTTCGTCATCATTCGAGCTTTTATCCATCGAATATGCCCCCGTATGCAGACCGGGAAAAAATGGAACTGTTGAGAATGGTCCATGATCTTGAGAACCAGCTCCAAAAAACTCGTCTGTCAAAAGGAAAAGCTTCCAATAGAAGGTTTCATACCGAAGATATGCATGCCCCGTTGTACTCTGATCAGTTCCAACCCGATGCTGATGCAAGCCACCGTCGTCAATGTCCTATAAGATGCAGCCAAGGGCAAGGATTTTCATCTAAAATCCCGAGAATACCTTTCTCTGGAGAGGCTGTGCATTATAGACACCGAGGCGATTGCCTGTGCCTGCACTGCTCGCCCCAGGTGTGGCATTGCTCGTCACAACTTCCTTTGGGTTCCGTTTGCTGCAACAAAAGTCACCTCGCAGCCTGCACTAACCATAACTATGTCAATGCCATCCATTCGAGCTCACAAAGTCCCCAGCATTACCCGAGCCCTAAGTGGTGCCATGAACCGAAATCGAGTGATCAGACTCATCAGAGGCAGAAAGATCATGAGCTGAGGAAATTGCATTTAGGGGAAAGGTATGGTAAAATGCGTCATGTCCTCCCATTTGCAGGCGGGGCGCCAATAGTTGCTTGCCATCACTGCTCGGAGTTATTACAACTGCCTGCAGATTTCGGTCTCTTCAAAAGGAGATGCTATCAGCTAAGGTGTAACGCATGCTTGAAGATTCTCACATTTGATCTTCAAAACAGAACACATATCGCCCCAAACGCTATCACTGACGATCTTTTATCAGAGAACGACTCCGTTTATGACATGGCCGAGCAGCCTGCTACTTTAGCCCCTCCGCCTAGCGAGGTTGGTGAATCCAGTGATCTCCACGAGAGAGCTCCTCCCCAACGCTGCCCCCACGCTGAATCTCTGTCATATTCTGACGATTTGGGGCCATCTTTCTGCAGGAGTTGCTCAACTGAAGTGGAGCCTTCATCAGTCCCTCGTGGAAGAACCACCTTCAACAGGAAGGTCTCATCCGCTAGCTCCATGGAAGACCGGAAAATGAAGTCTGTCATGAGAGAATCCCAAGGCAAACCAGCGAAGAATTCCTGGGAACACGCTGAATCAGCAGCAGGGCCTTCCAATTGGGGCATTTCGTCATCAGAAATCGAGGAAGTACACCCCAATGCAGGCTCCCCGCTTCATCGTCTCATGGGATATTCCACAATAAGTCAAGTGCTCAAATAGCTTATCCATTCAAGAACTCAGAAGCCATAATCACACTGATACAGTGATACATATGAAAGTCTGGATTCTGGACCAGAACCATGGATCTTGAAATCAAGAAATTCAATGCCTGATTGACTGACTATATACCGATATGAGTTACTACAAACAGAGTTCTTTCAGATTATTAGATTTCTTTTTCTGCTGTCCATTTCTCTACAGATTAAGCTGCATTGCAGTAGTGTAAAGTCAATTGGTTTCACTTGTATTACAGTGAAATTTTCAATATGGTTTCTTTGTATTTGTAATTATCtttattgtgtgtatatatatatataatcataatattTGAAATATGTTGTCATCTTAGTCAACTCCATGCTTGGTATAGTGACTTCAATCCTTTGAATATTTAGGacgtgtttggtttgcacaatGGAATTAGAATCGGAATGTGAATCAAATacggtaatgagttttggtaaaaatattttacatatttgataataatgtggaattagaatgattattaatattgatgtttgattattatgattctataatgggaataaatttaatataacaacattcaaagcaccaatatgaacaaaaaagaGATTTTTCGGCTCTCGGGTTAAATTCAGGGACAAAAAAGTAATTTCGCATTGCAATATTCAGCCCATAATCAACagatttttgttaaatatttttaaaaatctttatcAAAAGACAGTCATACCCTTAAATAAACTTTCTATTTACAAATCCAGCCCGATTCAACAATGGAGGTAAACACTGAGAGACAGTCGGTTCAGGGATTACCTTTAAATTTCAGAGACACTCGTCGGAGAAGACGACGTTGGTCGTGAGGTCTTCGAGGATTTTCGCCGTCACAAAATTAGTCCTACGTGGCCTGACACGGAAGCAAACCGTCTTTTAGGTTTGGTTTCGCACTTCGTTTGCAGTGGAAGCTCAATTCGGCGCGCAATACAAATTTCATTCCTTTCTAGGGATTCAGGTTGGTCAATGCGCTCCGCTATGACGTTTCTGAGTTTCCTTTCACACATTTATGGGTGTAATTGTGGTAGTAGAGCTTAGAAATTTATCAGTTTTCGACAATTCAGTTAATTTTGGTTATCGCATTGTATATTTATTGCATTTTACATACGGAGGACTAGAATTTGGTTTTGTGTGTAGTGATGGGCCGAAAGAAGCAACTTCGGCCGCATCGTTCTGTAGGAATTCGCGGAAAGCAAGCCCCCGGCGCGGAATTATGTGATAATAATGATGCTAGAGCAGAAAAAGACAAGCTTGTAGAAGTTGATGAACCCTTTTTCGTTGAGGTTGATCGGTCTACCTGGTTGTCTGATGAACATATGGACATTTCAGAGATTGTTTTGTCGGATTTGAGCATAAAAGAGGAGTTTTATGGTTATAGATTGAGTGATGAGCTTTATGGGGATTCGAGGTATTTATTGAGGTTTAGATTGGATGGAGTAAGCCAGCATCTTAGTAGAATTAAGTTAGGGCATTGGCCTGTTTTATCTGCTAGTAGTATAGTTGTGGAACTTGTTGCAAAGCATGTGAAAGAGGGTGGTGAAGAACATGTTGTAATGGTTTCGGGGAATCTCGATGGACCTGATGAAGGGGTCTCTGGGCTTGTTCACTTGGCTAGTTTGAAGTTATTGACATTGAGGCCAGCAATGGCAGTTACCTTCCTTGAAGGTTTATTGTCTTTTAGGATTAGGTTGGAGATTTTAAGAGCTGCATTTGAAGCATGTGAAACTCTTCTTGATAATACAAGACAGCTTTGGAAGAAGAGTATGATAAGCGTCATGGCGTGGCTGCGCCCAGAAGTTACAACTTCAGAGGCTAGATATGGATATAACGTGATAGGGGACAAGGATACTGGTTTGGGCACAGATGAGAATTCATCTGCTTCAAGGAAATGTGCTAAGCTTGATGTTGTTAGTTTCTATGAAGCCATTAAGCCATCAAAGTAAGTAATGATACAACTGATTTCTTTTTGTGAACAAAATTGCTATTGCTGTTCCATTcttcattattttcttaataTCTGTTCTACATTATGCAGGGAAGACCCTATGTTGGATGACCCTCTACCTAATTTGGTTCCTGAGCTTAGACCATATCAGCGCCGTGCAGTTTATTGGATGGTACAGCGGGAGAAAGGCGCTTCTGAGCATTCTGAACCTAGCAAAATAAATCCTTTGATTTCCCCTCTATGCATGCCATTGAGTTTAATTGACAAATCTGCTGCTGTATACTACAATCCATTTAGGTATGCTTTCTTGTCCTCACATTACAAATTCATGACTATGGCAGTTGGCTTGGCATGACAGTTACCATCCTCGATGCATCTAATACAGATTACTTGGCGCAGCTAATTACATTATCATACTTTCATTCCATGCCTTATTTTGGACCTAAGCATCCATTTATTCTCAATTTTTACGCTAAAAAACCAGCAGATGTATGTATTTGATGTTCTGTAAAatttttctgtgatctctctcTTCAACAAATCATGTCTTCTTTATAGCTCTTTCCCATAGACAAGAGAAGGATGCCTCTAACAAtctattctttttattatttatttatttatttatttttgtatgtgATTTTCAGTGGAAATGTATCCCTTCATCCAGACAGTTCCTTCTGCTACGTTTCTGGCGGAATTCTAGCTGGTAAGTCAAATCATTGAATTTTCTTTGGCTGTCATAAGTGGCTAAAATGAAGTTTGATACATGTAAGGAGCACAATACATTTATTCCCATGATATTTGCAAGCAAATtcttttttaaacaataaaatttcctGTGACTGACTGTAATATAGGTATTGATCATCCCAGAAAAATTTTGAGTCTTGCCAAATAAGTCTGCTGTCATTGTTTCAACAATGATCAATCATGTTTTATGGCTCAAAGCTTTACTGAGCTAATAATGGGTTTCTTTGCTTGTGGTGTTATTTTCCATAACAAATTGCAGATGAGATGGGCTTGGGGAAAACTGTTGAGCTGCTTGCATGTGTCTTTGCTCACCAGGTGACTTCATCAGCAATTGGCAGTTTGTCCAATTCAACACAGCTTGAGCAGGACCAGAGAAAAAACCTTAAAAGATTGAAGCGAGCAAGGGTTGAATGTATATGTGGTTCTGTGAGTGAAAGCATCAGGTATAAGGGATTGTGGGTACAGTGTGATGTTTGTGATGCTTGGCAACATGCAGATTGCGTTGGCTATTCACCAAAAAAGCATAAAAAAATGAAAGCTTCTGAGGAAGAAATGCACAGACAGGATTCATCAGGAAAATTGAAGAATCGTGCAAAAAGAAAAGGCATTGAAGAAATAGTTGAGATGGATGGAGTTTATATCTGCAGGGCATGCTCAGAACTAATCCAAGCGACTGAAGCACCCGTTGCATCAGGTGCAACTCTTATAGTGTGCCCTACTCCTATATTGCCCCAGTGGCATGCTGAAATTATTCGGTATTCTTgctctttcctttttttttttttttttttttttttttttttttttttttNNNNNNNNNNNNNNNNNNNNNNNNNNNNNNNNNNNNNNNNNNNNNNNNNNNNttttttttttttttttttttttttttttttttttttttttttttttttttttttttttaataattcatcACCTGATGGAAGCGTATTCTCAACTATGTCTTCCGCTATGATATTTTTTCTGGCTTAGTGCTGTTATGATACATCTTTCTGGTATTATTTTTAGGCGATCCCGTACTTAACTGTTAATTTATGCAACCATATAAAGCCATGTCTATTGAGTGCTTACTTGTCTAGAGTTTTCTGCATCAGACTATCTTCTTTTTGCctttatatttgttataatcTAAGAGTGGGCCAGAGTCACTCAATTGAGCTATAATGCACAAGGTTAATGACTGAAATGTGAAGGAAAATAAATGAGTGGACAAAAATGTGTAGATTTTAAAACTGggacaaaaataggaaaagagCATTTGGGAGATGCGTTTCAGTGTTAGAAACGCATCTCCCAAATgcgtttgttattattatttttttccgcACGTTGACCACATATGCAAGTGGGACTTACGTTTCACGTATAAAATACATGAGACGCAAGTCCCACTTGTGtcccatgtaaaattaaaaaaaaaatggtcgcCGGAGAAAGCGACCaatttggtcgccttctccagcgAAGGAGGTCGCCTTCTCccgccggagaaggcgaccaaatcgccaccctttttttttttttttttttttttcaaattttacatGAGACGGAAGTGGGACTTGCGCGTCTCATGTATTTTATACGTGAAAGGCAAGTCCCACTTGCGTCTATGGTCAACATGcggaaaaaaacaataataaaaaacgCATTTGAGAGATGCGTTTCTGACACTGAAACTCATCTCCCAAATGctcttttcctatttttgtccCAGTTTAAAAATCTTCACATTTTTGTCCACTCTATTTTCCTTCCCATTTCAGTCATTAACccataatgcacatgggccaaaccacactaaaagattgaatccaacctattagctagtctaacccatggccttataaacccatatgttctctcttatttttatcaatgtgggactcttaacaatatgtttttcatttttatatgcAGCCATACAAAACCTGGTTCACTGAGGACATGCATTTATGAAGGTGTTAGAAACAGTACTTTATCAGAGACACCTTTGATGGATATAAATGAGCTTCTCAGTTCTGACATTGTCTTGACAACTTATGATGTGCTCAAAGAGGACTTGTCACATGATTCTGACAGACATGATGGTGATCGTCGCTTCTTGAGATTTGAGAAAAGGTATCCTTTAACCCTAGTTTCTACTAATTTTCTTAGTTTTCCCTGTCTTGTCTCTGGTTGCATGAAAAGGAACCATTTATAAGTAGAATTCTGTAAGTTTTTCAGTTTCCATTGGAGCTAAATTGTTCTATTTTCCAGCTTAGAGATTAGTAATGTACTTCTTCAACCAACAACTTATGTGCCTGGTGCAGATATCCAGTTATTCCTACTCTTCTCACTAGAATATTATGGTGGAGGATATGTTTAGATGAAGCTCAAATGGTGGAGAGTAATGCTGCTGCTGCAACTGAAATGGCACTAAGGCTACACACAGTTCATCGGTGGTGTATAACTGGGACACCCATACAAAGGAAACTTGATGATTTGTATGGGCTTTTGAAATTCCTGAAAGCAAGTCCATTTGATGTTTTCAGATGGTGGACTGATGTAATTTGTGATCCATACGAGGTTTGTCAGTGTCTACATTCTTAGAACGTAACTAAATATTTTGCTATGTTAGAGCTGGAAAGTTCATCATTTATTGCAGATACATTGATGAATGCCCTCAGCATTTTTGGatatcttatatttaattatactccgtatcttTTAGCTGTCTTCTAACTTCCAATCTGCCTCATTACTATTAGAAGCATGCTATTGTGTTAATCAACTTCTTGTCTATCTGGAAGATTTGTTTGATTATCATTGGAAAGCTTCAACATTTTAGAGCTTTTATTACATttctgaattttaaaaattttcatagcAGCCTTTCTCTTTAACAGTTATTAttcctcttttttctttttccccccTTTTACAGAGGGGAGATGAAGGAGCCGTGGCATTCacacacaaattttttaaaCCGCTAATGTGGCGGTCATCAAAAGGGCATGTTGCTGATGAGTTGcagcttcctcctcaagaagaaTGTGTCTCTTGGCTTTCTTTGTCACCAATTGAGAAACACTTCTATCAGAGGCAACATGAAACCTGTGTTAATGATGCCCATGAGCTTATTGCAGATCTTAAAGATAATATTCACAAGAAGAAACCACAAGGTTTGTTGATTATTGATGATCATCTATTTTTCTGCTAAGGGTTTGAACAAAAACTTTTGTGATTGTTTTAAATCATTCTTAGATTCCAATGACTCTTTATCTGGTGTTGTTATCACCAATATGGATGCTGCAAAGCTGTTCAACTCACTTTTGAAGCTCCGACAAGCCTGCTGTCATCCACAAGTGGGAAGTTCTGGGCTGCGCTCTCTACAACAGTCTCCCATGACCATGGAAGAGATTCTGTCGGTATGTCCTTCTGTCGGGTCACATAGCTCTGAATTTCTTCAAAAGATAAAAGCCTGCTATATGTGTATTTAAAGATGACTTCTTTTGTGTAGGTTCTTGTAGGTAAGACCAAggtagaaggagaagaagagctCAGGAAAGTAGTTGTTGCCTTAAATGCACTTGCTGGTATAGCTATTATTGAGAAAAATATTCCCCAAGCTATATCACTATACAAAGAAGCACTGGCTTTAACTGAAGAGCATTCTGAAGATTTCCGCTTGGACCCTTTGTTAAACATTCACATACATCATAATCTTGCTGAGATACTACCACAAAATTCTGATGGCTTGGAAACGGTTCAATCTGCTCCTGGAAGCTCTAAAGAGAATTCCTTCATGACAGAGGGTGTTGATGACGACATTCAAAGTTCATTAAAAAGTGAAACAAGAAGCATGGAGGCTGCAAATTTTACCATTAAGGACTTGTACAATCCAGTGGTTGACTCAGCAACAAATTATTCTGGAGACGGAAGTTCTGATGTGGAACCTGAGAAGCAACGTCTGAGAACATCATGTGAAATTTTAAAGCAAAGGTACTTGTCTGTGTTTAATTCGAAGTTGTACATGGCTCAACAAGAGTTCAGGAAGTCATTTGAGCAGGTACTTCATACCAATATTTTAAAGTATTGCCTTGTAAAACCCTTTCTTATGCCATAAGCAATTTTCTTTGATGTTTCCTTTGAAGGTTTGCAATGCATTTACTGATAGAAAAAATCAGCATACAGCTTGGTGGTTAGAATCCCTACACCATATTGAGCAAAACAAGGACTTGTCGAGTGAGTTGATCCGGAAAATAGGAGAAGCTGTTTCTGGGACCATGAACACTAATAGGGCATCAAGGATTGCCTCCTGGTTAGTGATTGATGTTGTTCTTGTATATTAGTTTTATTGTTTCTGGAGTCAATGGTAATTACTGCCTGATTACCAGATGTTTAGAAAGACAAATAGTAGTGCTCTCCTCTTTGGTTGAGATGGAGAGCTACACTTCAAATTCTTTTTGGTGCATCGGGTCTGTATTTTAATTGTGTTAACATTGATTGTCTCCTCAATATATTTTACGACATCCTAAAATAAAAGGATAATTTCCAGAACACTTCTCTCATGGCATATAAGACTCTGCCATGGATCTAAAACAACCACCATGGATTACTTCTATGCCAAGTTGACATAAGGGCCAATTTCCTAATGCTAATGATTAAGGTTGAAAAGAAATTGACTTAAGGCATAAATCAAAGAATTGTtgcttattttcaaaaaaaaaaaaaaaaaaaaagcaacatGCCCTTTTGATGACCGCCACATTAGCGgttttaaaaatttgtgtgtgAATGCCACNNNNNNNNNNNNNNNNNNNNNNNNNGTTAAATGGAAAACCAGTTTGAAAATAACACCTGAAATAAGTCGTCAAGTTCACAGTGAACACACATGGGACCTTCAGTATTAGCATAACACTTTGGACAGTATCTCACACGTTCTATGTCCTCCTTCCTGGGATTGCCCATTGTTTGGTCAATTTCCAAAAGTCTATCAAGTAAAGTTTTCCTAGAACCTTCCAATGAATCTAAACCAGTCTGAATAAAATACTTCAGAGCAGTTATGCTGCGGAAGCTGCACCAAACAATACAAGAAACTTAAGCAACAATTCTGATGAGTTGcagcttcctcctcaagaagaaTGTGTCTCTTGGCTTTCTTTGTCACCAATTGAGAAACACTTCTATCAGAGGCAACATGAAACCTGTGTTAATGATGCCCATGAGCTTATTGCAGATCTTAAAGATAATATTCACAAGAAGAAACCACAAGGTTTGTTGATTATTGATGATCATCTATTTTTCTGCTAAGGGTTTGAACAAAAACTTTTGTGATTGTTTTAAATCATTCTTAGATTCCAATGACTCTTTATCTGGTGTTGTTATCACCAATATGGATGCTGCAAAGCTGTTCAACTCACTTTTGAAGCTCCGACAAGCCTGCTGTCATCCACAAGTGGGAAGTTCTGGGCTGCGCTCTCTACAACAGTCTCCCATGACCATGGAAGAGATTCTGTCGGTATGTCCTTCTGTCGGGTCACATAGCTCTGAATTTCTTCAAAAGATAAAAGCCTGCTATATGTGTATTTAAAGATGACTTCTTTTGTGTAGGTTCTTGTAGGTAAGACCAAggtagaaggagaagaagagctCAGGAAAGTAGTTGTTGCCTTAAATGCACTTGCTGGTATAGCTATTATTGAGAAAAATATTCCCCAAGCTATATCACTATACAAAGAAGCACTGGCTTTAACTGAAGAGCATTCTGAAGATTTCCGCTTGGACCCTTTGTTAAACATTCACATACATCATAATCTTGCTGAGATACTACCACAAAATTCTGATGGCTTGGAAACGGTTCAATCTGCTCCTGGAAGCTCTAAAGAGAATTCCTTCATGACAGAGGGTGTTGATGACGACATTCAAAGTTCATTAAAAAGTGAAACAAGAAGCATGGAGGCTGCAAATTTTACCATTAAGGACTTGTACAATCCAGTGGTTGACTCAGCAACAAATTATTCTGGAGACGGAAGTTCTGATGTGGAACCTGAGAAGCAACGTCTGAGAACATCATGTGAAATTTTAAAGCAAAGGTACTTGTCTGTGTTTAATTCGAAGTTGTACATGGCTCAACAAGAGTTCAGGAAGTCATTTGA of Ipomoea triloba cultivar NCNSP0323 chromosome 3, ASM357664v1 contains these proteins:
- the LOC116013371 gene encoding uncharacterized protein LOC116013371 isoform X2, encoding MANVVKSQVRLVLCPKCRKILEEPTEEIVYKCGGCDTVLQAKKRKNNNNTSTEPGVPETHPRDSKEKEISSLHQKDSSISSVDTLQSESCKSRYEIGECSKVRSGQKNFSGELQCSPQLSSSFHEIDGNSSSAREPIEQHEDECPVDGCSDGYENELRTVDRNFSDELSESNELKHRGTEVSSAPREAGEQMEDDECIRRCEYESEMESPEYTNSHAGSSPFTRSSHDDSEANANTGKSHSLSQESNISDPNDFAGHTLEYIEHTKSSGEIIPPECHEIEKPSPVQTEVDQSPLHEGVLSDTFVSVHPQQPEQSDKEIARSFDRISSVDTLDNLPLYSRPQPTVTHRDMPKSPATRSYYAYDGSASSCDGDSQVPSKFSQQVGWKFENAKLKIPDEFRSDDECKEDSVLSRKPRTHHPAKNCSQALPRRMHRAGEGRSQNQDKWAEPRRRDQTFGHRRQLMTDTSHGHGSPSALWQNDFRHHSSFYPSNMPPYADREKMELLRMVHDLENQLQKTRLSKGKASNRRFHTEDMHAPLYSDQFQPDADASHRRQCPIRCSQGQGFSSKIPRIPFSGEAVHYRHRGDCLCLHCSPQVWHCSSQLPLGSVCCNKSHLAACTNHNYVNAIHSSSQSPQHYPSPKWCHEPKSSDQTHQRQKDHELRKLHLGERYGKMRHVLPFAGGAPIVACHHCSELLQLPADFGLFKRRCYQLRCNACLKILTFDLQNRTHIAPNAITDDLLSENDSVYDMAEQPATLAPPPSEELLN
- the LOC116013371 gene encoding uncharacterized protein LOC116013371 isoform X1; amino-acid sequence: MANVVKSQVRLVLCPKCRKILEEPTEEIVYKCGGCDTVLQAKKRKNNNNTSTEPGVPETHPRDSKEKEISSLHQKDSSISSVDTLQSESCKSRYEIGECSKVRSGQKNFSGELQCSPQLSSSFHEIDGNSSSAREPIEQHEDECPVDGCSDGYENELRTVDRNFSDELSESNELKHRGTEVSSAPREAGEQMEDDECIRRCEYESEMESPEYTNSHAGSSPFTRSSHDDSEANANTGKSHSLSQESNISDPNDFAGHTLEYIEHTKSSGEIIPPECHEIEKPSPVQTEVDQSPLHEGVLSDTFVSVHPQQPEQSDKEIARSFDRISSVDTLDNLPLYSRPQPTVTHRDMPKSPATRSYYAYDGSASSCDGDSQVPSKFSQQVGWKFENAKLKIPDEFRSDDECKEDSVLSRKPRTHHPAKNCSQALPRRMHRAGEGRSQNQDKWAEPRRRDQTFGHRRQLMTDTSHGHGSPSALWQNDFRHHSSFYPSNMPPYADREKMELLRMVHDLENQLQKTRLSKGKASNRRFHTEDMHAPLYSDQFQPDADASHRRQCPIRCSQGQGFSSKIPRIPFSGEAVHYRHRGDCLCLHCSPQVWHCSSQLPLGSVCCNKSHLAACTNHNYVNAIHSSSQSPQHYPSPKWCHEPKSSDQTHQRQKDHELRKLHLGERYGKMRHVLPFAGGAPIVACHHCSELLQLPADFGLFKRRCYQLRCNACLKILTFDLQNRTHIAPNAITDDLLSENDSVYDMAEQPATLAPPPSEVGESSDLHERAPPQRCPHAESLSYSDDLGPSFCRSCSTEVEPSSVPRGRTTFNRKVSSASSMEDRKMKSVMRESQGKPAKNSWEHAESAAGPSNWGISSSEIEEVHPNAGSPLHRLMGYSTISQVLK